From a region of the Malania oleifera isolate guangnan ecotype guangnan chromosome 12, ASM2987363v1, whole genome shotgun sequence genome:
- the LOC131144633 gene encoding protein AGENET DOMAIN (AGD)-CONTAINING P1-like gives MSFRYKEAVEICSKQEVSYYAANILAAVGKTRFLVQYKTRYAVDTSKTRLLIEMVEANDIRPVPPEIPDSDFSVADRVDAYLDNAWRVGKVSRKVDPNYYVRLDSTGDEFHCPFYRVRPHFDWEHGKWVRRRSGPQNAETQGAMGGGDKS, from the exons ATGTCGTTTCGATACAAAGAAGCTGTTGAAATCTGCAGCAAACAAGAAGTTTCATACTACGCCGCAAACATTCTCGCCGCCGTCGGCAAAACCCGATTCTTGGTTCAGTACAAGACTCGATACGCAGTTGATACCAGTAAAACGAGGTTGCTGATAGAGATGGTTGAGGCCAACGATATTCGGCCGGTGCCGCCCGAAATTCCGGATTCCGACTTCTCGGTAGCCGATCGGGTCGACGCTTACCTCGACAATGCTTGGCGGGTCGGGAAGGTTTCTCGGAAAGTCGATCCCAACTACTACGTCCGCTTGGACAGCACAGGGGATGAGTTTCATTGCCCTTTCTATCGTGTCAGGCCTCATTTTGATTGGGAACATGGAAAATGGGTTCGTCGCCGATCTGG GCCCCAAAATGCCGAAACTCAAGGGGCAATGGGGGGTGGAGACAAAAGTTAA